The Candidatus Binataceae bacterium genome includes the window GGGGTGCTGACTTCATCTATTCCGGTCGGACACCTCGTAGTGCCGACCGCGGCGATTCGCGACGAGGGAACTTCCTATCACTACCTGCCGCCGTCGCTCGAAGTGAAGCCCCATCCGCGTGCGGTGCGGGCGATCAAGGACACCCTGAAAAAAGCCGGTCTCAACTTCATTGCCGGCAGGACCTGGACTACCGACGGGCTTTACCGCGAGACCCGCGCCAAGGTGAACCTTCGGCGTCGGCAGGGCTGTGTGGTAGTCGAGATGGAAGCGGCGGCGTTCTTCGCGGTTGCCAAATTCCGCCGCGCGATCTTCGGTCAGATTCTGTACGGCGCGGATGATTTGGGGGGCGATGACTGGGACCATCGCTCCTGGACCCGTCACGAGATTCGCCGGCTGCTCTTCGACCTCGCCGCCGAGGCGTGTTTGCAACTCTAGGAAGCCAACCAGGGGGCTGGTTTAGCAGGCCGCAACCAGCGCTTTTTCCAGCTCTCGGAGATTCCCGGAGGGGTACAAAGCGGTGACGACTGGACCATACTGATTTATTGCGCTGTCGCCGGTCCCCCAGCGCGAGAGCTCTTCCGGATTGAGCCACACCACCGCGCGGCAGCGGCGCGCGATTTCTCGAAGCAGATCGGCACGCGCCGGCCGGCGATTGTTTCTCGCATCTCCGAGAATCACCACCAGGGTCTGTCGCGTGAGCAGTTCCGTCTGGCGCTTCGAAAGTTCCACCAGTACCCGCCCGAAGTCCGAGCGAGCATAGAGGTCTAGCGGCGGCCACGTGACCAGATGACCCTGCTCGAACTCCGCTTCCGCCAACCGATCGATGTAGACGAAGCTGCGGACCCGGCGAAAGCAATTGCGCGCGCCCGCAACCAACTCCAGCGTCAACTCCGCGGCATAGCGCACCGACCCTGAAATGTCAGCGAGGAGCAGCAGATCGACGTGGCGCGGACGTCGCGCACGAAACTTGAGCTCGGCGAGAACTCCGCCGCGCTGAATTCCCGCACGAATAGTCCGACGAAAATCGACCCGCCCGCGGCTCGCCATTCGCAGCCGCCGCCCCACGCGGATGCGAAAGCGACGCTCCAGAGGCTTAAGCAGCTCACGAGCCTGGTCGTATTCGAGGTCGGTGTAAGCGGCGAACCGCCGCCGCTCGATTTCGCGAAGGTGAGCCATCCGCGTCCCCTCCACCCCCGCCTGTTGCGGTTCGGCGGTCCCCGCTTCCTCCACCACCGAGCGGGGCGCCGAAGTCTCTGCCCGTGGGTCGACGAGCGAGAGCGGAGCGCCGCCCCGCACTTCCTCCTCCTTTGGGTTTGGCGAGCTGGGTGACGCACCGCGCGCCTTGCCCGACTTGGTTGTATTATCCCTCAAGAGCTCTTTCTGAGTCTCCCTGAAGTGCTCTTGCAGGGGTGGATTCTCTCCCGGCTGTCCCTGCCCGCGTGCGGAAGACTCCATCACCCCGCG containing:
- a CDS encoding VWA domain-containing protein yields the protein MTPLREQLGRFIAQLRNAGLRVSVAESIDAMNAVAAAGLARDRMREALAATLVKDEVDRVLFDEAFGRFFAAAATEPGRRRHPDQRGVMESSARGQGQPGENPPLQEHFRETQKELLRDNTTKSGKARGASPSSPNPKEEEVRGGAPLSLVDPRAETSAPRSVVEEAGTAEPQQAGVEGTRMAHLREIERRRFAAYTDLEYDQARELLKPLERRFRIRVGRRLRMASRGRVDFRRTIRAGIQRGGVLAELKFRARRPRHVDLLLLADISGSVRYAAELTLELVAGARNCFRRVRSFVYIDRLAEAEFEQGHLVTWPPLDLYARSDFGRVLVELSKRQTELLTRQTLVVILGDARNNRRPARADLLREIARRCRAVVWLNPEELSRWGTGDSAINQYGPVVTALYPSGNLRELEKALVAAC
- a CDS encoding nucleoside phosphorylase, coding for MSKPRKPPTLKAHRIPLLDRDPSRVAVLEATHIIKPFDAPEHCVFCFFPDVIDELASNGAREISTRTTEMGKHAVYEIEFRGRRLMVAHPRVGAPLAAASLEGAIVMGARKFIACGGAGVLTSSIPVGHLVVPTAAIRDEGTSYHYLPPSLEVKPHPRAVRAIKDTLKKAGLNFIAGRTWTTDGLYRETRAKVNLRRRQGCVVVEMEAAAFFAVAKFRRAIFGQILYGADDLGGDDWDHRSWTRHEIRRLLFDLAAEACLQL